One Heptranchias perlo isolate sHepPer1 unplaced genomic scaffold, sHepPer1.hap1 HAP1_SCAFFOLD_56, whole genome shotgun sequence DNA segment encodes these proteins:
- the LOC137315684 gene encoding zinc finger protein 383-like — MEKPWKCGDCGKGFNYPSQLETHRRSHTGERTFNCSVCGKGFNYPSQLETHHHSHTGERPFTCSLCGKGFTESSALRTHQLIHTAERPLKCSDCGNRFKSSEGLIGHQRIHTDERPFSCSHCGKRFRQSSTLIAHQRAHTGERPFTCSMCGKGFIQSQHLLTHQLVHTDKRPFKCSDCGKSFKSKWELLTHHRRSHTEERPFTCSVCGKGFPRSSHLLTHQRVHL; from the coding sequence atggagaaaccgtggaaatgtggggactgtgggaagggattcaattacccatcccagctggaaactcatcgacgcagtcacaccggggagaggacgttcaactgctccgtgtgtgggaagggattcaattatccgtcccagctggaaactcatcaccacagtcacactggggagaggccgttcacttgctctctgtgtgggaagggattcactgagtCATCCGCCCTCCGAACACACCAGCTTATTCACACTGCGGAGAGACCTTtaaaatgctctgactgtgggaacaGGTTTAAAAGCTCGGAGGGACTGATtggacaccagcgaattcacactgacgAGAGACCGTTCAGTTGCTCTCACTGCGGGAAGAGGTTCAGGCAGTCATCCACTCTCATTGCCCACCAGCgtgctcacactggggagagaccgttcacctgctccatgtgtggaaagggattcattcagtcacagcacctactgacacaccaacttgttcacactgataagagaccgtttaaatgttctgactgtgggaagagctttaagaGCAAAtgggaactgctgacacatcatcgacgcagtcacactgaggagaggccgttcacctgctccgtgtgtgggaagggattccctcgttcatcccaccttctgacacaccagcgagttcacctgtga